Proteins encoded within one genomic window of Misgurnus anguillicaudatus chromosome 18, ASM2758022v2, whole genome shotgun sequence:
- the si:ch73-91k6.2 gene encoding alpha-1,6-mannosyl-glycoprotein 2-beta-N-acetylglucosaminyltransferase — protein sequence MRFRLLKKNFIVLLVVLLVFLVLFYVTFGTNDGSREETRKEATQAEGLNKFEFGTILSMRTSVYDSNYKQLIQNGEHFPFEPEMAIVVQVHNRPAYLQMLIRSLQKVEGIHKALVIFSHDYFSEEISNMVKEITFCKVLQIYFPYSTQLYPSEFPGQDPNDCPRDAAKEEALRTGCLNAEHPDSYGHYREASITQTKHHWWWKLHFVFERVKVLQGYKGFVVFIEEDNYLLPDFHHYFKSMVEHRKTSCGDCDVLALGNHKGLSGFRELSTKTETAGWLSTKHNIGMGISRELYYKLMGCNKEFCVYDDYNWDWTLQNLSGTCISKPLKVLVAQGSRVLHTGDCGLHQKEACRPEEAQRRVDEALREAESALFPSTLSLTEQGPVEHQPHMKNGGWGDVRDHTLCINYASRL from the coding sequence ATGAGATTCcgtctgttaaaaaaaaactttattgtgCTCCTCGTCGTCCTCcttgtgtttttagtgttgttttATGTTACATTCGGGACTAATGATGGAAGTAGGGAGGAAACTAGAAAAGAGGCAACACAGGCAGAGGGTCTGAATAAATTTGAGTTTGGCACCATCCTTAGTATGCGTACTTCAGTCTATGACAGCAACTACAAGCAGTTGATTCAGAATGGAGAGCACTTCCCCTTCGAGCCAGAGATGGCCATCGTCGTACAGGTGCACAACAGACCGGCTTACCTTCAAATGCTCATACGCTCTCTCCAAAAAGTTGAGGGCATCCACAAAGCGCTCGTGATATTCAGTCACGATTATTTCTCGGAGGAAATTTCCAACATGGTCAAGGAAATCACCTTCTGTAAGGTACTGCAGATATATTTCCCCTACAGCACGCAACTGTATCCCAGCGAATTCCCAGGACAGGATCCCAACGATTGTCCGAGAGACGCGGCCAAAGAGGAAGCTCTCAGAACCGGCTGCTTGAACGCAGAGCATCCAGACTCGTACGGACACTACAGGGAAGCGTCCATCACCCAAACCAAACACCACTGGTGGTGGAAGCTACATTTTGTGTTCGAACGGGTCAAGGTTCTCCAGGGATACAAGGGATTCGTGGTCTTCATCGAGGAAGACAACTACCTTCTTCCTGATTTTCATCACTACTTCAAGTCTATGGTCGAACATAGGAAGACCAGCTGCGGGGACTGTGACGTCCTCGCGCTGGGCAACCATAAAGGCTTGTCAGGGTTTCGAGAGCTTTCTACCAAAACCGAGACAGCAGGCTGGCTGTCAACCAAACATAACATAGGAATGGGCATCTCCAGAGAGCTCTACTACAAGCTGATGgggtgcaacaaggaattctgCGTCTATGATGATTATAATTGGGACTGGACCCTTCAGAACCTCTCGGGTACGTGCATCTCCAAGCCTCTTAAGGTTCTCGTGGCTCAAGGAAGCCGTGTTCTTCACACGGGGGATTGCGGCCTGCATCAGAAAGAGGCCTGCCGGCCAGAGGAGGCTCAGCGGAGGGTGGACGAAGCCCTCAGAGAAGCCGAATCTGCGCTGTTTCCTTCAACGCTGAGTCTGACGGAACAAGGGCCGGTGGAGCATCAACCTCACATGAAGAACGGTGGATGGGGGGACGTACGTGACCACACGCTTTGCATCAACTACGCAAGTCGACTCTGA